A stretch of Monomorium pharaonis isolate MP-MQ-018 chromosome 7, ASM1337386v2, whole genome shotgun sequence DNA encodes these proteins:
- the LOC105835901 gene encoding protein unc-80 homolog isoform X1 — MDKRRSLDAGTQEYPLPIPVQMFLWRHIRPFIRAKLGKLHEASCTFCQHAPGHHEMKEACTCLERVLVQDIHNDLTPSLSEILRSVPRWRLIQAALPYVLHATASLLHNKKDFQSLGTMETTLLYILHWILLDSAEECMENETDPSNPFFYLFPIPTMTLFVYLFAPLCNHLKDIDFKTNLRLENGLKVWSAMYECRHPDATCFTAHCRAKPRIYWSQSFKSAKHHMLSDDVFVGGNVESPPSQSTSDQSAPPPSRATDDDQQSTWLSSPKDTIFPETIPEESSGAEDEHVVIFRLPSLSESERMLDGVKEVSTIFAGEASIFHVAMGRTTTSSRSTIEQFTIEQVTAISGLDTCKQYHGRATKTGGTDKEKEDKISKAEKEAQETSKTRGSFSVQRQSADTTAAEHTTGSTVVDSDVRAATFLDVAALRCLFVPQWQEEGVYWALQFFYYRLRRINEETSVQQMPRRRSNSLPIPKIEVSFYQSPESKKKDVMKDFIEVPDTRDASLTTAQEGESRHTRRASEKTKKRMKMADLKAFVETKLLSKSEKALEKIDQEEPKMLFEQERHTSLDTGEDHLTSRRTSASSKIFEAKDVDYMKHPTNLIKGKSMPSLSCLINELTAGGYVGDTRIERKQSRFYSQSYTAPNPIITVTEHTPTPSPDYMKRQGSIDSQLDVISVQGARLCSERKPSLTRSQTDSNITYMSDEVPEAPGSGCYITKEGDIDLQVVLKAIHFIALRDNTACTPRVCEIILNLMELLMDMGVMKYCLREEAIGSNAGSGTGIDNKSETGKKQDSPTELHQERRLYDSGGKGKPTAHNLLMNCVVRVLRHLGCPHGCLDGVRGPQADICRSQGQTILTKLHRASSRLFSRFLRTMMREQPLTEIMDFFHAYVGYCVDPCSLLSPLNQKRMSGKSPDVATQSGYATNFGAGMISSGTGGSGVGASSGSGGNATASGVATSYNAGGYGTRGIEGQIMACVFKVLVTRLINSTKQLKAQENINLYCDVRQFMTYVKEAHGGIFRRVALSGILDSTDRPNKRYNSNLQTTRVIRHIHQSDLEEHADIGGDTCYTVDDRGTRKFLFKKRSTSSTCAAGSNLQSLLETELSEENVKISQSPLGNLRKKHHVLTPRQSERNLGIGEPSLGPRKSTRFQIGGIVNWFRKEYSRTDSTDSHESSESPTDGSFVRQPSFHYGHHRSASRTGRGVGVTLQKAKRRMEDQLNKIGFGKSKKKESMEETPGNYFSRKNSMELGEACRESEFVVLKERRLVPRYAVFEGMLRFSFLLETCQPGSVPDPHLMGSLLDLPYAPVVSRACLILECAHLVHQCNKGHWPAWMKHNFPMFRPSVPINNRNASTALRRVHVLQRTAGKLFYQWAEAIGARLEEFMAEDKQNVEQITSIVSDESKQRDLILEDEEEDFLDDASINNYGSQCPFALRLVACVLLMEVTAFLRETYQTLPKSSKLLTKERPPPWERMYSREANRRWSVALSSMGHSQASAQSLQSIAGDREVIAERKISFVLYEPDNESEGSSKSNVTVQGEEAQNIEKEKAKRVQAPQTRPFLLRRSTAGAATGSFKKRSLKLRRNTKEGKDTECEAYTVKRADSIQSKRKVSSLSDRSDTSEPGVGGEVSGDESPGILSDDQPPESPSDSNETDETNKNFPWMKVLAQFANSFNFYCSHQNFCHPFCHRRQMRASSRLIKSVKKIYGEEFGILNGTGLLDIDTDKKDDKKDKRSRKVSDQTSTQVSPIRRKDSVGRKYKIEKNLDGSQSGRLTQRDSSKDLAEQDSERGKESLRRTTTKYDIEEDKDRDPPPVLKYIKTQVKDAFHAPLATLIKGAVVMTEDLFVEVLPVAWELLLESNQEVAASAAALFIISAVRAPNQASDLMHKGLQHNNTSVRINAILRFQVLWKLRYQVWPRMEEAAHLTFKVPPPGIEFTLPSPKIGIESLPVVDPPWMPQVKTKMEEVTINQEHHRSLVTATKTRKKQQTELITRALQAQDDKKREERENFLITTIPITVQAAYEPSPVGDDHDEGNVGDEDAADTVPRNTQAHHSQSALSLFPSSLCSAIVQIINLLDDPAVSDDGNAVYEVAYQVIWSCLVEDSALFLRYVLERLTREKQELMFKILRHLIRFVPKLPQQAAFALYNYIIGYVMFYVRTPHEEGQKLIGTALSILWMVVHSVHGIMFKDLKQILRKEQCDASILLTANVPSAKKIIVHGPQDPDAGEIPSQFPVQEDTQFCQILRESLDFFGVEESKQHEYFLVDYKTHQIHNPSSYVRDYYFFKRSQFPQIELVHMKPEDAFNALQRQELMHKFVEIGKVLLTWAILKNVDMVVQRVVFLHEELMKLPSFPRKALEADLDLYKGGEIGRELLGLDVMHKFMWVRLIARMFEAMAGNFAYSGDIHLFLNVLNGAVILHSEDSCILRYVVATYINAAHNFKNIFSTNGYLLIMPTLLQLYSTHQTNKLVTTTVEYAVKQFYLMNRKPFILQMFGSVSTILDTDMVSVHGEAHKVPATCLFNLLLSLETPSPDPLNIGELVKEEKPLKAIDFCYHDENEMVDVLDCISLCVMVIAYAPDSIRGQQMLTILEAILPCYVQQIQLPTYNKEGKTEKEIINQLAIAVRTLVNNSEALTKYYNGPQKSSPEHKGSSQRNYGKGPYSPGFDFEEDTHTKYIEHSKARHFYDRDEDFHKNEFRRPRDTLLNMVGDFVARCSIRLVELNKKSQDGKTIELLDSKCHVRLADIAHSLLKISPYDPVTMGCRGLKRYMNDILPSTEWAADEMRPALTLILRRLDKTFSKIHKKPSIRRNTDWAAASDLLRGVYETLAKSPYIAHFQYLKTLLSTCQALIVGDNLSEDLTSASTAALMSKLPTAAPLPPPHFCSTVLRLIALHVISYGEGYSLENVLGGQNMFATQTRTENALLNLLIPLFLRVGTGRKDVPKLKQSDISFALTTVLNALWPPGAKPIPLTMQRPPTDTRTGSITFTARDPKALTKTSLTLYQVAFLALKIMTICFETELRTEWRVILRAMRLLNKRNEASTHLWDFIEFIVTHRTALYIQMLPFIVYKIGQAPISEHERNMHTIIREKINGSTVPKSRGALLMDLIHELKNLKQEIENRKCDEMLPEPKRSVVDIGHSVTEGQPRTQRPSLLMDLLTGDLGSRAHNRTPAETPVSHSTAVQSHSTQSNTSTVKTTHSTQVTAPPNGTRIGGSVSSTCAGSATLREVSESKETGEACVEQPSTTTGETVTGPLSPSSPTEDSSGELRTDRPRLQRSMGQSKKTFRLRKSRKSHIETTQTKLEQPDAAIAEQSTTQPKATAQTSSAVDQSSSNIPSNSSSVRSKRSLSIRKSDGDKNSNVPADQQQFHGAAHQHHHCHHFHHHHVHPQVSDVSWDEDTSSTSGYRESYSMQIVSLNGANSRSGQAPPLASPDLPSTSSTTTNYIAFDGSSPDCSINGSGGEKTALLTSSQRTTSQHSLLMVFPNQDEDTLI; from the exons ATGGATAAACGACGATCCTTGGATGCAGGAACGCAGGAGTATCCTTTGCCTATTCCGGTTCAGATGTTCCTTTGGCGTCACATAAG aCCATTTATTCGAGCCAAGCTAGGAAAACTTCACGAAGCATCTTGCACG TTCTGTCAACACGCGCCAGGCCATCAT GAAATGAAGGAAGCGTGTACG TGCCTTGAAAGAGTTTTGGTGCAGGATATCCACAATGATTTGACACCCTCATTGAGCGAGATATTGAGAAGTGTGCCACGTTGGCGTTTGATTCAAGCCGCTCTTCCTTACGTCCTTCATGCTACGGCCAGTCTCTTGCACAATAA GAAGGATTTTCAGAGCCTTGGCACGATGGAAACGACTCTTCTTTATATTCTTCACTGGATACTTTTGGATTCAGCTGAAGAATGTATGGAGAACGAGACCGATCCATCGAATCCTTTTTTCTACTTGTTTCCGATACCTACTATGACT CTCTTTGTCTATCTATTTGCACCTCTGTGCAATCACTTAAAGGACATTGATTTCAAGACGAATTTACGACTAGAGAACGGCCTGAAAGTATGGTCCGCCATGTACGAATGCCGACATCCAGATGCAACTTGCTTCACAGCGCATTGTCGTGCAAAACCGCGCATTTATTGGAGCCAGTCTTTCAAATCCGCTAAACATCACATGTTGTCGGATGACGTTTTTGTTGGAGGAA ATGTCGAAAGTCCACCTAGCCAATCGACTTCGGACCAAAGTGCTCCGCCACCTTCAAGAGCAACTGACGATGAT caACAAAGTACCTGGCTGTCGTCACCGAAAGACACGATTTTCCCGGAAACGATCCCCGAGGAAAGCTCCGGCGCGGAGGACGAGCACGTG GTAATATTCAGATTACCATCTTTGAGTGAATCGGAGAGAATGCTTGATGGGGTAAAAGAAGTTTCAACCATATTCGCA GGCGAGGCCAGTATCTTTCACGTCGCGATGGGCAGGACAACCACCTCATCGAGATCAACGATAGAACAGTTTACGATAGAACAAGTCACGGCAATTTCTGGATTGGATACGTGCAAACAGTATCACGGAAGAGCTACGAAAACCGG AGGTACGGATaaggaaaaagaagataaGATTTCTAAAGCGGAGAAGGAAGCGCAGGAGACTTCGAAAACGCGCGGAAGTTTCTCGGTACAACGTCAATCTGCTGACACAACTGCAGCCGAGCACACTACCGGTTCTACAGTCGTCGATTCGGATGTTCGTGCGGCAACCTTTCTCGATGTGGCCGCTTTGAGATGCCTGTTCGTACCTCAGTGGCAAGAGGAAGGGGTTTACTGGGCTCTTCAATTCTTCTACTATCG ATTACGAAGAATCAATGAAGAAACTTCGGTACAACAAATGCCGCGTCGCCGGAGCAACTCGTTGCCCATACCAAAAATTGAAGTCTCGTTTTATCAGAGCCCCGAGAGCAAGAAGAAAGATGTCATGAAGGACTTTATAGAGGTGCCGGATACGCGCGATGCCTCTTTGACAACGG CCCAAGAAGGCGAATCCAGACATACCAGACGCGCCAgcgagaaaacaaaaaaacgcaTGAAGATGGCCGATCTGAAGGCCTTTGTGGAAACAAAGCTTCTCTCGAAATCGGAGAAGGCACTTGAAAAGATTGACCAGGAAGAACCCAAGATGTTATTTGAGCAG GAACGTCATACCAGTCTTGATACTGGAGAAGATCATTTGACTTCGAGACGAACTTCGGCCAGTTCAAAGATTTTTGAGGCAAAGGATGTTGATTACATGAAGCATCCTACAAATCTAATCAAAGGGAAGAGTATGCCGAGTTTAAG CTGCTTGATTAACGAGCTGACCGCGGGAGG GTACGTCGGTGATACTCGTATCGAGAGGAAGCAGAGTCGGTTTTACAGTCAGTCCTACACAGCTCCGAACCCTATTATCACAGTCACGGAACACACGCCAACCCCATCCCCCGATTACATGAAGCGTCAG GGATCCATCGACAGTCAATTAGATGTCATTAGTGTCCAAGGTGCTCGTTTATGTTCCGAGAGGAAACCCAGTCTCACGAGATCCCAGACGGATTCTAACATCACTTACATGAGCGACGAAGTGCCGGAGGCCCCGGGCTCCGGGTGTTACATCACCAAAGAAGGCGATATTGATCTGCAAGTCGTCTTGAAG GCGATACACTTTATTGCTTTGCGAGATAATACCGCCTGCACGCCGCGAGTCTGCGAGATTATATTGAACCTGATGGAACTCTTAATGGACATGGGGGTGATGAAGTATTGCCTTCGAGAGGAAGCCATTGGCAGTAATGCAG GATCTGGTACAGGGATCGACAATAAGTCGGAAACAGGAAAGAAGCAGGATTCCCCAACGGAATTACATCAGGAACGCAGGTTATACGATTCGGGTGGCAAAGGCAAGCCGACCGCTCACAATCTCCTTATGAATTGCGTGGTCAGGGTACTGAGGCATCTAGGCTGCCCACACGGTTGTCTGGATGGAGTGCGCGGACCTCAGGCTGATATTTGTCGCTCCCAGGGCCAAACTATTCTCACAAAATTGCATCGCGCCAGTTCTCGTTTATTCTCACGATTCCTGCGTACGATGATGCGAGAGCAACCGTTAACGGAAATCATGGACTTCTTTCACGCGTACGTTGGCTACTGCGTCGATCCGTGTTCATTACTGTCGCCTCTTa aTCAGAAAAGAATGTCGGGAAAATCACCGGACGTGGCCACTCAGAGTGGGTACGCGACGAACTTCGGCGCCGGTATGATCAGCTCTGGAACCGGCGGAAGTGGAGTCGGTGCCTCGAGCGGAAGCGGCGGGAACGCGACGGCGAGTGGCGTCGCGACGTCGTACAATGCCGGCGGTTACGGGACGCGCGGTATCGAGGGGCAGATCATGGCCTGCGTCTTCAAGGTCTTGGTCACGCGCCTCATCAATTCCACGAAGCAGCTGAAGGCGCAAGAGAACATCAACCTCTACTGCGACGTGCGACAGTTCATGACATACGTCAAGGAGGCGCACGGTGGCATTTTCCGACGGGTCGCTCTAAGCGGAATCCTGGACTCCACGGATCGACCGAATAAACGATATAACAGCAACTTGCAGACAACACGTGTCATAAG ACATATCCATCAATCTGATTTAGAGGAACACGCGGATATAGGAGGAGACACGTGTTATACCGTTGACGACAGAGGCACGCGCAAGTTTCTCTTCAAGAAAAGGAGCACGTCGTCTACATGTGct GCGGGCTCGAATTTGCAGAGTCTCCTCGAGACGGAATTGAGCGAGGAGAACGTGAAGATCAGTCAAAGTCCGTTGGGTAATCTGCGCAAAAAGCACCACGTATTGACACCCAGGCAGAGCGAGCGTAACTTGGGTATCGGCGAGCCTTCCCTGGGACCCCGGAAGTCGACGCGATTTCAAATTGGCGGTATCG TTAATTGGTTCCGGAAGGAGTACAGTCGGACCGATTCCACTGATAGCCATGAAAGTAGCGAGTCGCCCACAGATGGTAGCTTTGTTAGACAGCCCAGCTTCCATTACGGCCATCATCGCAGCGCGTCGCGAACCGGTCGCGG GGTTGGTGTAACTCTGCAAAAGGCGAAACGTCGGATGGAGGATCAATTGAATAAAATCGGTTTCGGAAAGAGCAAGAAGAAGGAAAGCATGGAGGAGACGCCTGGAAATT ATTTCAGTCGGAAGAATTCCATGGAGCTCGGCGAGGCTTGCAGAGAATCCGAGTTCGTTGTACTGAAGGAGAGAAGATTGGTACCACGCTACGCGGTGTTTGAAGGAATGCTACGATTCTCCTTCCTCCTGGAGACCTGCCAACCAGGATCTGTTCCCGATCCCCATCTAATGGGGTCGCTTCTGGACCTC CCATACGCGCCGGTGGTCTCTCGCGCTTGTCTGATACTGGAATGCGCGCATTTggtgcaccagtgcaacaagGGCCACTGGCCGGCGTGGATGAAGCACAATTTTCCCATGTTTCGACCGTCTGTGCCGATAAATAATCGGAACGCCTCCACCGCGCTTAGACGCGTTCATGTTCTACAACGCACCGcgggaaaattattttatcaatggGCAGAG GCTATAGGAGCACGCTTGGAGGAGTTTATGGCCGAGGATAAGCAAAATGTCGAGCAGATAACCAGCATAGTATCCGACGAGAGCAAACAAAGAGATCTAATTCTGGAAGATGAGGAGGAAGATTTTCTAGATGACG CaagcataaataattatggatCCCAATGTCCGTTCGCGTTACGCCTCGTCGCTTGCGTTCTGCTGATGGAGGTGACAGCCTTTCTGAGAGAGACTTACCAAACTTTGCCGAAGTCGAGTAAACTGTTGACGAAAGAACGTCCCCCGCCTTGGGAAAGAATGTACAGTCGTGAAGCGAATCGACGATGGAGTGTAGCTTTGTCGTCCATGGGTCACTCACAGGCGTCCGCGCAGAGTCTTCAATCCATAGCTGGCGATCGTGAAGTTATTG cgGAGCGCAAAATCAGTTTTGTCCTCTACGAACCCGATAATGAATCCGAGGGAAGCAGCAAATCGAATGTTACGGTTCAAGGTGAGGAAGcccaaaatattgaaaaggaaaaagcaAAGAGAGTGCAGGCACCTCAAACTAGACCATTCCTTCTTCGTCGCAGTACTGCTGGAGCTGCGACCGGctcgtttaaaaaaagaagccTTAAACTTCGTCGCAATACCAAGGAGGGCAAGGATACGGAATGCGAAGCAT ATACAGTAAAACGTGCCGATTCGATTCAATCCAAGAGAAAAGTAAGCTCGCTCTCCGACAGAAGTGACACGTCCGAACCCGGTGTCGGCGGTGAAGTCAGTGGCGATGAATCGCCGGGCATTCTCAGTGACGATCAACCACCGGAGAGTCCAAGCGACAGCAACGAAACCGACGAGACCAACAAGAATTTTCCATGGATGAAGGTGCTCGCGCAATTCGCcaattcctttaatttttattgctccCATCAAAACTTTTGCCATCCCTTTTGCCACCGACGACAAATGCGCGCTAGCAGTAGATTAATAAAATCGGTAAAGAAGATTTACGGAGAGGAATTTGGTATACTAAACGGCACAGGTCTGTTAGACATTGATACTGATAAAAAAGATGACAAAAAGGACAAACGCAGCCGCAAAGTGTCTGATCAAACTAGCACACAGGTGTCGCCTATTCGAAGGAAAGACAGCGTGGGACGCAAatacaa AATAGAGAAAAATCTAGATGGTTCTCAATCCGGTCGATTAACTCAAAGGGATTCCTCAAAGGATCTCGCAGAGCAGGACTCTGAAAGGGGCAAGGAGTCTCTGAGAAGGACCACAACGAAATACGATATTGAAGAAGATAAAGATAGAGATCCGCCACCGGTcttgaaatacataaaaactCAAGTGAAGGACGCTTTCCATGCACCTTTGGCCACTTTAATCAAAGGGGCAGTTGTCATGACGGAAGATTTGTTTGTGGAAGTGCTGCCAGTCGCATGGGAGCTCTTATTAGAATCTAATCAAGAAGTCGCCGCATCGGCTGCAgcactttttataatatcggCCGTACGAGCGCCGAACCAGGCCAGCGATCTGATGCATAAAGGTCTTCAGCACAATAATACTAGTGTGCGCATCAATGCAATTTTGCGATTTCAAGTTCTGTGGAAATTACGATATCAAGTATGGCCACGGATGGAAGAGGCAGCTCATTTAACTTTCAAAGTACCTCCGCCAGGAATAGAATTTACTTTACCTTCGCCAAAGATTGGAATAGAATCCTTACCGGTAGTCGATCCACCCTGGATGCCCCAGGTCAAAACTAAAATGGAAGAAGTCACTATCAATCAGGAACATCAT AGATCTTTAGTGACCGCAACGAAAACACGAAAGAAGCAGCAAACCGAATTGATCACGAGGGCTCTTCAGGCACAGGATGACAAGAAGCGGGAGGAAagggaaaattttttaatcacaacAATACCGATCACTGTACAAGCCGCTTATGAGCCCAGCCCAGTGGGAGATGATCACGATGAAG GTAATGTAGGAGATGAAGATGCAGCTGATACTGTACCAAGAAACACTCAAGCACATCACAGTCAGTCAGCTCTCTCGTTGTTTCCTTCGTCATTGTGTTCAGCGATcgttcaaattattaatctctTGGATGATCCTGCAGTCTCCGACGATGGAAACGCGGTATACGAAGTGGCATATcag GTAATCTGGAGTTGCCTGGTAGAGGATAGCGCTTTGTTTCTTCGGTACGTACTGGAGCGTCTCACGAGAGAGAAGCAAGAGCTGatgttcaaaattttgagACATCTTATCAGATTCGTGCCAAAATTGCCACAACAGGCTGCGTTTGCcttgtacaattatattattggatATGTCATGTTTTATGTGCGTACTCCGCACGAGGAAGGccaaaaattaattggaaCCGCATTGTCAATCCTATGGATG GTGGTGCACAGCGTACACGGCATTATGTTTAAAGATCTAAAGCAAATCTTGCGGAAGGAACAATGTGATGCGTCAATCCTACTAACGGCGAATGTTCCGTCAGCAAAAAAGATAATCGTTCACGGCCCACAGGATCCTGATGCCGGAGAAATACCCTCGCAATTTCCGGTCCAAGAGGACACGCAATTTTGTCAAATACTTCGAGAGTCTTTGGACTTTTTTGGCGTTGAAGAATCGAAGCAGCACGAGTATTTTCTCGTAGATTATAAAACAC ATCAAATACACAATCCATCGTCGTACGTTAGGGACTACTATTTCTTCAAGAGGTCCCAATTCCCGCAAATTGAACTTGTCCACATGAAGCCGGAGGATGCATTCAATGCGTTGCAACGGCAGGAATTAATGCATAAATTCGTAGAAATAGGAAAGGTGCTCTTAACCTGGGCGATTCTGAAGAATGTTGACATGGTAGTGCAAAGAGTCGTGTTTCTTCACGAAGAGCTTATGAAGCTACCTTCATTCCCACGAAAAGCCCTGGAAGCAGATTTGGATCTGTACAAAGGGGGCGAAATTGGAAga GAACTACTTGGGCTGGATGTAATGCATAAATTTATGTGGGTCAGACTGATCGCGCGCATGTTTGAGGCCATGGCCGGAAATTTTGCATATTCTGGTGATATACATCTCTTCCTGAATGTTCTGAATGGAGCCGTGATTCTTCACAGCGAAGATTCCTGCATTCTACGCTACGTCGTGGCAACCTACATAAACGCTGcgcataatttcaaaaatatcttctCGACAAACGGTTACTTGCTGATCATGCCGACCTTATTGCAGCTGTACTCGACGCACCAGACGAATAAACTCGTGACGACCACTGTTGAATATGccgttaaacaattttatctcATGAATCGTAAACCCTTTATTCTACAGATGTTTGGCAGTGTTTCCACCATATTGGATACGGATATGGTCAGCGTCCATGGCGAGGCTCATAAA GTTCCAGCAACATGCctatttaacttattattgAGTTTGGAAACGCCGTCACCGGATCCACTTAATATAGGAGAATTAGTGAAAGAAGAGAAGCCTTTGAAAGCGATAGATTTTTGTTACCATGATGAAAATGAAATGGTTGACGTACTTGACTGTATATCTCTCTGTGTAATGGTGATAGCTTATGCCCCTGACTCAATCAGAGGCCAACAGATGCTG ACAATATTGGAAGCGATACTGCCATGTTACGTTCAGCAGATTCAGTTACCCACGTACAATAAAGAAGGCAAAACGGAGAAGgagataataaatcaattagcGATTGCAGTTAGAACATTAGTCAATAATTCCGAAGCATTGACAAA GTATTATAATGGTCCGCAAAAATCGAGTCCCGAACATAAGGGTTCTAGTCAAAGAAATTACGGCAAAGGTCCGTACTCACCGGGTTTTGATTTCGAAGAAGACACTCACACGAAGTACATAGAGCATTCGAAAGCTCGACATTTTTACGATCGGGACGAAGATTTCCATAAGAACGAGTTTAGAAGACCGCGCGATACCTTATTAAATATGGTCGGAGATTTCGTCGCGCGTTGTTCCATTCGTTTAGTAGAACTCAATAAGAAATCTCAAGACGGAAAGACTATCGAGTTACTGGATTCAAAATGTCATGTG CGTCTGGCTGATATCGCTCATAGTCTTCTGAAGATCTCCCCGTACGATCCGGTCACTATGGGTTGCCGTGGTCTCAAACGATACATGAACGATATTCTTCCTTCAACCGAATGGGCGGCCGACGAAATGAGACCAGCGTTGACGCTCATTCTCAGAAGATTGGACAAAACGTTCagtaaaatacacaaaaaaccATCGATTAGACGGAATACCGATTGGGCCGCTGCCAGTGATCTTTTGAGAGGAGTGTACGAAACTCTGGCGAAATCTCCATACATCGCGcattttcagtatttaaaaaCGTTGTTATCTACTTGTCAG GCTTTAATCGTCGGAGACAATCTATCTGAAGATTTAACTTCGGCTTCTACAGCTGCTTTAATGAGCAAGCTGCCTACAGCTGCTCCACTTCCGCCTCCACACTTTTGCTCGACGGTGTTGCGTCTGATTGCTCTACACGTGATATCGTATGGCGAAGGATATTCCTTGGAAAATGTTCTCGGTGGTCAGAACATGTTCGCTACTCAAACACGCACGGAGAATGCACTTTTGAACTTGCTGATACCGCTGTTTCTGCGCGTTGGAACTGGAAGGAAAG ACGTACCGAAACTGAAGCAATCGGACATCTCTTTCGCTCTAACGACCGTGTTGAACGCGCTTTGGCCGCCGGGTGCAAAACCGATACCACTGACGATGCAGAGACCACCGACGGATACAAGGACCGGTAGTATAACATTCACCGCAAGGGATCCAAAGGCTCTAACGAAAACATCGTTAACATTATACCAGGTCGCTTTCCTTg CGCTTAAGATAATGACGATATGTTTTGAAACCGAACTGAGAACCGAATGGCGAGTAATTCTACGCGCAATGCGTCTTCTGAATAAGCGCAATGAAGCTTCCACGCATCTCTGGGATTTCATAGAATTTATCGTGACCCACCGCACAGCCTTGTACATTCAAATGCTTCCGTTTATCGTTTACAAGATCGGGCAAGCGCCGATATCTGAGCACGAACGAAACATGCACACCATCATACGCGAGAAGATCAATGGGAGCACCGTGCCAAAATCGCGGGGTGCGCTGCTGATGGATCTCATTCACGAGTTAAAGAATCTGAAGCAGGAAATTGAAAATCGAAAATGCG ATGAGATGCTACCGGAACCTAAGAGAAGCGTGGTTGATATTGGGCATTCAGTGACAGAGGGACAACCGCGTACTCAGAGGCCATCTTTGCTTATGGATCTTCTGACCGGTGATTTGGGCTCGAGAGCTCACAATCGTACGCCCGCTGAGACGCCAGTGTCTCATTCCACAGCAGTTCAATCTCATTCGACCCAATCCAACACGAGCACTGTTAAAACAACGCATTCTACTCAAGTAACAGCACCACCGAACGGCACTCGTATTGGTG